The region CAAAGATTTCGTTCTCCATTCGATGAACATTACGAATAATAAGATTATGGTTCAAGTGGGGTGTAATTCGAATTTTCATTCCGGGATTAGAGATGCTATTCTTAATGGGTTAGAAATTATGAAGATGAGCAATTCTGCAAATAGCTTGGATGGTTTGTTTACTGTTAGTGGGAAGTATAAAGGACCTAATTCAGGGCCAAAGACCATGAAAATCGTAGCGGCCGGGTTGGCAATGGCAGTGGCAGCGACGGTTATGCTATGCGTGGCTTGCATCCGGTGGAGGAAAAAGCCTAAAAGTTGGGAGAAACGAAAGAGCTTTTCTTCGTGGCTTCTACCTCTCCAATCCAGTTACTCGAGAAGCAGTACTACTAGCTCCCGCCGATCCGCGTTGAGCCTATTTGGCTCTCGCCGGAGCAAAAGTGGCTACTCGAGCTACATATCTTCGTCGGTGGTATTGTTCGGGAAAGTCTTCACGCTCGCCGAATTACAAGCGGCAACGCAGAGTTTCGCCGAAAAGGCAGTGATTGGAGTTGGCGGGTTCGGAAAAGTCTACCTCGGAGTGTTGGAAGACGGCACGAAGCTCGCCGTGAAGCGAGGCAACCCAAGTTCAGAGCAAGGAATCAACGAGTTCCGAACCGAAATCGAGATGCTCTCCAAGCTCCGCCATCGCCACCTCGTTTCCTTAATTGGTTTTTGCGACGAACAATCAGAGATGATCCTCGTCTACGAATACATGTCCAATGGGCCATTCCGGGACCACTTGTACGGCTCAAATTTATCAAAATTGTCATGGAAACAACGGCTAGAAATCTGCATAGGGGCCGCCAGGGGTCTTCACTACCTCCACACCGGAGCGGCTCAAGGCATAATTCACCGCGACGTTAAGACGACAAACATCCTCCTCGATGAGAATTTCGTATCTAAAGTTGCTGATTTCGGGCTCTCAAAGACGGCGCCTTCGCTTGACCAGACGCACGTCAGCACCGCCGTGAAGGGAAGCTTCGGATATCTTGATCCGGAGTACTTCCGGCGACAACAGTTGACGGAGAAATCTGATGTATACTCATTTGGGGTTGTCCTATTTGAGGCCTTATGCGCTAGACCAGTTATAGACCCGAAGTTGCCGAGGGAGCAAGTGAGTTTGGCCGAGTGGGCAATGCATTGGCATAGAAAAGGCTCCATTGAGACGATAATCGACCCTTTCATCGCCAGACAGATCAGCAGCGCGTCACTTAAGAAGTTCGTGGAGGCGGCCGAGAAGTGCATGGCTGAGTACGGCGTGGATCGGCCGTCAATAGGAGATGTGTTGTGGAATTTGGAGTATTCACTACAACTTCACGAGGCTGCGGTTGTCGAAGAAGGAGACATTAAGGGTCAGAGTCTTATTTTTATGGAGAAGAAAGTTAGTAATGGACAAAGTAAAATGCAAAGTGTCATTGATGATTTTGAAGATGTGAGTGAAGATCATTCTAGTGTAACAGTTGCTGGGTCTGATGGTCATATTCCTATGTTTTCTCAAATGGGTAATTTTCAGGGGAGgtgattttttagtttattttattgtattttccCCCCTCTACTGTATTCATCATCTATTTTGGTTTTTTTCGTCCTGTTTTTGTGATTTAGTTGCTTGATTTTTCTTAAGTTGAAGTTTTTTTTGTTCTCTTCGATGAATGAAtcacactttttttttaaataacaataACATTAGGGATGACAAGGGCAACCATTTTCTTTTGTTGGACTGATATAGTCGGTGGGTGTTTTCTACACctctataattttttttccaattaaGATGGTGTATATTTAGTAGTCATTTTAAGTGccgaaatttcaaataatttatagtgtcgaaaataaaatttaaatgatttgtttattcagaatttcttaaaatttacaaaatgtcTTAAATAAGGACATTGTACAacgtcatataaatttttttatcaaaGTATAAAAAATGGGCATGATGCAAAATGACCCTTAatgttgtgtgaaagtaagtaaatgtttatgtttttaattttgtagtaaaatagcctaatcttctatttaatataaaatattaccaaatacaccctttaacaaattactattttattctaaatattttaatattatggtatatgtatattagttttgtttaattagtttttattttaaagttattttgattttttttcgttttttatgggttgttgaataatataccataccacaaaatatatatactgagttgaaaaataatataccatcaaaacttacaaaattattactaaaaaatgtatatactatgctaacaaagttatatactaccattaaaatgtatataccatgatacaaaattatatactaccattatgtataataaaatagaaattaaatataaaaaaaaataatataccacactacaaaaaacatatacactaattagaaaataatataccaacaacctataaaaaacttaaaaaatcaatataactttaaaataaaaactaattaaacaaaactaatatacatataccactatattaaaatcacacagtcctaaataaataaataaattataaaaaatgacaatttaggtaatcaacaatgtaaaagggtcatttatctacaattttaaaaatgaggacatcaacttcttgatggctttattttgtgccatttcctataatttctctATAAAAAAATTACCCATGAGCTGCACCTAGTCTTACCCCATATATTTATTCCATATAAAAAATGACTATTTATGCTTCGAAGTGCTAAATACACAATAATGACAATTtacaacatatttataaaatgtcTCCTTACTTGAAAATTAGAAAATTATGCTTATAaacataatttattttttgaaaaaaaacaaaCCCCTCACACTCCAAAATacactctctctaatctcttggtttctctctctctctcttgaaacTCTTTCTATCTTCAAGCCGAAAGCGAGAGAACAACTAAATCGACAACACTCACTGACCATTTCTTTGATCGTCGTGTTCCACAAACAATCACTATTAATCACATTTCGAACCAACGAAAATCTTAAACAAAAAACTTGAACTTACAAAAATCTTCACTTAAGACACTAATTTATATATTTCGAATACTTTTGtgtatgatttattagttttgttcgtgttttttttttcttcagatatggaaatctataaaaaaaaaattgaacactTTTGATGCAAATCGATGCACCTATCAAAATTTGATTTTGGAAGAAAAAATTATGCAAAATCAATACAAATTGATGGATTTTGAGTGAGTATCCAATATTCATTGAAGATGAGTTGTAGAAGCCTTATATGTTACAGGGAATGATTGCCCCGACCTGTTAGTGATACAACGACCAAGCACTCAATGCTCCTCTTGTTGCATGAGCTAATTCCCTTATTAGATGAATTCTCATGTAaacttaactcttgagcccgtgTCTCGAAGTTAAGGGCCTGTTTgatattgttttctgttttttgttttcaaaattttgttcttagaaatgagaacagaaaactgtttttgtaatttaaaaaaaataagaggtgtttggttaatgttttctaaaaacaatttttttaaaatcttaaataaaaaattaacaaatatatttacaaagagaaaaatattttaaaagtttgtaataaataatgagataaaataatttgaaagaaaaaatgatgaaaaataagaagtaaagttaggaaattttttttgagaacaacagaaaacaactttttgttgttctcaaaattttctgttttttgtaactttgtttttaaaaattgttttctgaaaacaatgccaaacacccctacttgttttcaaaaaacagtttttagcttttaaaaacaaaaaacagttttttagttaaaGTGTCAAACACCATTTTTCAAGGCTCTTTATGACAAGGTTGAATACTCTATGATGAATTCTCGATCAAGATTTATTGGTGCCTTTGTATCAATCTATGCTCACGCCTCAACCAATTCTGGTGTTCATAAAGAGTTGGAGGC is a window of Humulus lupulus chromosome 4, drHumLupu1.1, whole genome shotgun sequence DNA encoding:
- the LOC133830641 gene encoding probable receptor-like protein kinase At5g61350, translated to MGLYLDTKNATFRKHPKSKLPRSTCSFSIFLIVFLFHLPNTTSSITFSPPDNYLIDCGSPEQTRLSDGRNFKSERDTASLLSTENDVQASVEFSSIATAAKASASSFSSSTANDSIVPPSSLPLYTTVRIFPQQSTYSFHISQPGPHWVRLFFYPVPDPTHNLTAAVFKVFAGDFVLLDDFSATTFAFREFLVNITGDRFSLIFKPKKKTVAFVNAIEVVSAPYTLISDSVSAVFPPGQSVAGAWGRALRVSYRLNVGGPTLVPENDTLYRVWQTDATFNAFKEGSRNVSVPPETVEYQESKGLTPLIAPRMVYSSAQEMENSLTMEPNFNLTWIFNVDQGYSYLIRLHFCDIVSAALNTLYFNVYVNEIMAMESVDLSSLTGALSTAYYKDFVLHSMNITNNKIMVQVGCNSNFHSGIRDAILNGLEIMKMSNSANSLDGLFTVSGKYKGPNSGPKTMKIVAAGLAMAVAATVMLCVACIRWRKKPKSWEKRKSFSSWLLPLQSSYSRSSTTSSRRSALSLFGSRRSKSGYSSYISSSVVLFGKVFTLAELQAATQSFAEKAVIGVGGFGKVYLGVLEDGTKLAVKRGNPSSEQGINEFRTEIEMLSKLRHRHLVSLIGFCDEQSEMILVYEYMSNGPFRDHLYGSNLSKLSWKQRLEICIGAARGLHYLHTGAAQGIIHRDVKTTNILLDENFVSKVADFGLSKTAPSLDQTHVSTAVKGSFGYLDPEYFRRQQLTEKSDVYSFGVVLFEALCARPVIDPKLPREQVSLAEWAMHWHRKGSIETIIDPFIARQISSASLKKFVEAAEKCMAEYGVDRPSIGDVLWNLEYSLQLHEAAVVEEGDIKGQSLIFMEKKVSNGQSKMQSVIDDFEDVSEDHSSVTVAGSDGHIPMFSQMGNFQGR